From the genome of Acropora palmata chromosome 4, jaAcrPala1.3, whole genome shotgun sequence, one region includes:
- the LOC141880158 gene encoding uncharacterized protein LOC141880158, translating into MTILLRCARHPVERKDFIDVRDFLIARIGLENGQRPGPLETARRRDFERIKEIDGKYVMYVSRHRTSKTGPAPLIMTSNVHSNLEVFMKKIRTNFAADDEDASFTTEKGRAFPSGTIGRRIIALWHRAVGKRLTATRLRKMHASQLHSVTSQDTQSAHRLMCHSSQTAEKYYMINNLGAVATQGHYTLTRNVQLHDTVETQVSDSSERRSFNQDELDDIQTIVAEIIVTNAPLKVTQTKNFLKSESTHLTTLIEDQEMVKKFIKGSSTFRESNHPMLSKTSMTR; encoded by the coding sequence ATGACCATCCTCTTGAGATGCGCCAGACATCCAGTTGAGAGAAAGGACTTCATTGACGTTCGAGACTTTCTTATTGCCAGGATTGGCCTCGAAAATGGACAAAGACCAGGTCCACTGGAGACTGCCCGTCGGCGGGACTTCGAGAGAATCAAAGAGATCGATGGAAAGTACGTTATGTACGTTTCCCGCCATAGAACCAGCAAGACAGGACCTGCGCCTCTGATAATGACAAGCAACGTCCACAGCAATCTTGAGGTCTTTATGAAAAAGATAAGAACCAATTTTGCTGCAGACGACGAAGACGCCAGCTTCACAACAGAAAAGGGGCGAGCCTTCCCCTCCGGAACAATAGGAAGGAGAATTATCGCGTTGTGGCATCGTGCTGTCGGAAAGCGCTTAACGGCAACTCGCCTGAGGAAGATGCATGCGTCTCAGCTGCACAGTGTTACCAGTCAGGACACACAGAGTGCCCACCGGCTCATGTGCCACTCTTCTCAGACAGCTGAGAAGTATTATATGATTAACAACCTTGGCGCTGTGGCCACACAAGGGCATTATACCCTCACCCGAAATGTTCAACTTCACGATACTGTGGAGACGCAAGTGAGCGACTCCTCTGAGAGAAGGTCCTTCAACCAGGACGAACTAGACGACATACAAACCATCGTCGCTGAAATAATTGTGACCAACGCCCCTCTAAAAGTAACCCAGACCAAAAACTTTTTGAAGAGTGAGAGCACTCATTTGACCACTCTCATTGAAGACCAAGAGATGGtgaaaaaatttataaaaggCTCAAGTACCTTCAGAGAAAGCAACCATCCGATGCTGTCCAAAACATCGATGACCCGATAG
- the LOC141880249 gene encoding sodium- and chloride-dependent GABA transporter 1-like, translating into MANQQGVELPSMRDDKSTDALTHESKQDLPYQPKEWNGISSTDVAKSKTIEGGSEKRELWGHKAEFILATIGLAVGLGNVWRFPYLCQKNGGGAFLIPYGIFMVIEGLPLFFLELSIGQRMRKSALRCWKDVHPALFGIGVACLMVSLMLCMYYVVVIAWCCYYFFISFTKLLPWDHETLCPQYKKFKDLEQDVKICASNISCSNSTVYSDLKSQVDNFADCCVRDPPQFYFYHHALQISTSIEDGGIGMNWKLAGCLLFAWVITYLCVVKGIKSSGKVVYFTATFPYVILVILFFRGVTLKGAGNGIKAFFNPDWKLLANADIWKDAATQMFFTLSLGFGALISFASYMPIHNQVMRDAYTVVLVNCGTSVFAGIVVFSILGYRESVTGIPVTKVGSGPGMAFMTFSDAILLMDVSPLWAILFFSMLILLGIDSEFGTLEGAIGPIMDLKIFCNLRKELVTLIVAVILFLFGLSMVSGPGFYVFQMFDDYSVVIPLLVIALFQCIGVAWVYGNDRFADDIEFMTGKRPWIGWMICWKYISPLALFIVLIALIAQQSQSPPTYSQFVGCLQKPFAGKGSKTWTQKALYPGWAVFIAVMMVLVSTLPILIWLIKGWPKNWRASFYRTFCSGLNNYLPEPWRQETPKVPHNGMKKYTIDGGQV; encoded by the exons ATGGCAAATCAACAAG GGGTGGAGTTACCCTCCATGCGAGATGACAAATCAACCGATGCCCTGACGCATGAATCTAAGCAAGATCTCCCTTATCAACCCAAGGAATGGAATGGAATATCGTCAACCGACGTCGCAAAATCCAAGACCATCGAAGGAGGAAGCGAAAAACGAGAGTTGTGGGGCCACAAAGCAGAGTTTATTCTGGCGACAATTGGTTTGGCAGTGGGTTTAGGAAATGTCTGGCGATTTCCTTACCTTTGTCAAAAGAATGGTGGAG GTGCATTCCTTATTCCTTATGGCATATTCATGGTGATTGAAGGATTGCCATTGTTTTTTCTGGAGTTGAGCATTGGACAGAGGATGAGAAAAAGTGCCCTACGATGCTGGAAAGATGTTCATCCCGCTTTATTTGGCATTGGTGTGGCATGCTTAATGGTGTCCCTGATGTTGTGTATGTATTACGTGGTTGTGATAGCCTGGTGCTGCTATTACTTTTTCATATCATTCACCAAGCTGTTGCCTTGGGATCATGAAACCCTTTGCCCTCAGTACAAGAAGTTTAAAGATTTGGAGCAAGATGTTAAAATCTGTGCATCCAACATCAGCTGCTCCAATTCAACCGTTTACTCAGATTTAAAGTCTCAGGTAGACAACTTTGCTGACTGCTGTGTTCGAGATCCTCCACAGTTCTATTTTTACCATCACGCACTTCAGATTTCAACCAGCATTGAAGATGGTGGAATTGGAATGAATTGGAAACTTGCTGGCTGTCTGTTGTTTGCTTGGGTTATCACATATCTGTGTGTGGTTAAAGGAATTAAATCAAGTGGAAAA GTTGTATACTTTACGGCCACCTTTCCCTATGTGATTCTGGTCATATTGTTCTTTAGGGGGGTTACCCTAAAAGGAGCAGGAAATGGTATCAAGGCTTTCTTCAACCCAGAT TGGAAACTGTTGGCAAATGCCGATATCTGGAAGGATGCTGCAACTCAAATGTTCTTTACTCTCAGTTTGGGTTTTGGTGCCCTGATTTCTTTTGCGAGTTACATGCCAATACATAACCAAGTCATGAGAGATGCTTATACAGTGGTACTTGTCAACTGTGGTACATCAGTCTTTGCTGGTATTGTGGTGTTCTCTATTCTGGGTTACAGAGAAAGTGTGACAGGCATTCCAGTCACTAAG GTTGGATCTGGTCCTGGGATGGCATTCATGACATTCTCTGATGCCATTTTACTGATGGATGTATCACCACTCTGGGCTATCCTCTTCTTTTCTATGTTGATTCTTCTTGGAATTGACAGTGAGTTTGGAACCCTTGAGGGAGCCATTGGTCCCATAATGGACCTGAAGATCTTCTGCAACCTGAGGAAAGAGCTTGTGACATTGATAGTTGCAGTGATCCTATTCCTGTTTGGCTTGTCCATGGTGTCTGGTCCTGgattttatgtttttcaaatgtttgatGATTACTCTGTTGTCATTCCTTTGCTGGTTATTGCCTTGTTCCAGTGTATTGGAGTCGCTTGGGTTTACGGTAATGACAG GTTTGCAGATGATATCGAATTCATGACTGGAAAACGCCCATGGATTGGCTGGATGATCTGCTGGAAGTACATCTCCCCattggccttgtttattgttttaattgctCTGATTGCTCAACAAAGTCAGAGTCCTCCAACTTATTCTcagtttgttggttgtttacag AAACCATTTGCTGGCAAAGGTTCTAAAACATGGACACAGAAGGCATTGTACCCTGGCTGGGCAGTGTTCATTGCTGTGATGATGGTCCTTGTCTCCACATTGCCCATCCTAATATGGCTTATTAAGGGCTGGCCCAAGAACTGGCGTGCAAGTTTCTATAGAACCTTCTGTAGTGGGTTAAACAATTACCTGCCGGAACCTTGGAGACAGGAAACTCCAAAGGTTCCCCATAAtggaatgaaaaaatatacaaTTGATGGAGGGCAAGTCTGA